The following proteins come from a genomic window of Salvia hispanica cultivar TCC Black 2014 chromosome 4, UniMelb_Shisp_WGS_1.0, whole genome shotgun sequence:
- the LOC125219886 gene encoding glycerophosphodiester phosphodiesterase GDPD4, protein MAALISRWDRQQQRLRVQRGANVPRKLGLFSSRKKLFRFLLISLAIFAIVPPLYFHFSLRRFRQMQLRKCSWMSSPPLVCAHGGDSTKAFPNTMDAYRIALSSRADCIEIDVSRSSDGLLLALHDRELQRLSGNTSSKVGYLSGKEIVDLGSKHHQSLEFSDLNIPTIEDALRSVSGSVKQVILDAKVGPPLYEKGLAKDILSVVERTNCKNCLVWAKSDSLARELIRLSNDTTVGYIVMMDPSSGTRMPLLRMRGAGVVGVYHPLIDEKLVKILHERKKKVFAWTVDEEESMQKMLLERVDAVITGNPSLLLQVMQDRRKQCFEDGFSLTS, encoded by the exons ATGGCAGCGCTAATCTCACGATGGGATCGGCAACAGCAGCGGCTCCGCGTTCAAAGAGGCGCCAATGTTCCACGAAAACTTGGTCTCTTTTCGTCGAGGAAGAAACTCTTTAGGTTCCTATTGATTTCCCTCGCCATTTTTGCAATTGTTCCCCCTCTCTACTTCCATTTCAGCCTCCGCCGCTTCCGTCAG ATGCAATTACGAAAGTGCAGCTGGATGTCGAGTCCACCTTTAGTGTGTGCTCATGGGGGTGACTCAACCAAGGCTTTCCCCAATACC ATGGATGCTTATAGAATTGCTTTAAGCTCTCGAGCAGATTGTATTGAGATCGATGTATCTCGTTCTTCAGATGGATTATTGTTAGCTCTTCATGATAG GGAACTGCAGCGACTATCTGGAAATACTTCTTCTAAAGTTGGTTATTTGAGCGGGAAAGAG ATTGTAGATCTGGGTTCTAAACATCACCAATCCTTGGAGTTCAGTGATTTAAACATCCCAACCATTGAAGACGCATTAAGG TCAGTATCAGGTTCAGTTAAGCAGGTGATTCTCGATGCTAAAGTTGGACCTCCACTATATGAGAAAGGACTAGCAAAAGATATCCTTTCTGTT GTAGAAAGAACCAACTGCAAGAACTGCCTTGTGTGGGCGAAAAGTGACAGCCTAGCAAGGGAACTGATTAGATTATCCAATGATACAACG GTGGGGTACATCGTAATGATGGATCCATCAAGTGGAACTAGGATGCCGTTGTTGAGGATGAGAGGCGCTGGGGTGGTTGGCGTCTACCACCCATTAATCGATGAGAAACTTGTGAAAATCCTCCATGA gaggaagaagaaggttTTCGCGTGGACAGTTGATGAGGAGGAATCGATGCAGAAAATGTTGCTGGAGCGTGTAGATGCAGTGATTACGGGCAATCCTTCTCTGCTCCTGCAAGTCATGCAAGATCGCAGGAAGCAATGCTTCGAGGATGGCTTTTCTCTCACTTCTTAG
- the LOC125219889 gene encoding uncharacterized protein LOC125219889 yields the protein MAKRFGCGSLVSWLRRKIVDPLHQILRRGAEPKQLAFSAALGITLGIFPICGVTVFLCGLAIAVLGSHCHAPTVMLTNFMATPIELSLMIPFLRFGEFITGGPHFALTSDALKNVITGQASWEVLYSIFNALLGWFVAAPFILGGLYVLCLPCFRMLVHRFAVVPTTPKKPLGSIGSPRKTPNSPREVRLKVRTYD from the exons ATGGCGAAACGCTTTGGATGTGGATCTTTGGTGTCGTGGCTCCGCCGAAAAATTGTGGACCCTCTTCACCAAATCCTTCGCCG gGGAGCCGAGCCCAAGCAGCTCGCATTCTCGGCTGCGCTGGGAATCACTTTAGGGATCTTCCCCATCTGTG GGGTTACTGTGTTTCTATGCGGGTTAGCTATTGCGGTGCTTGGATCCCATTGCCATGCTCCAACTGTAATGCTGACTAACTTCATGGCTACTCCGATTGAGTTGAG TTTGATGATCCCCTTTCTACGATTTGGTGAATTCATTACCGGTGGACCTCATTTTGCTCTAACTTCGGATGCTCTTAAGAATGTCATCACCGGACAAGCTTCATGGGAAGTCCTGTATAGCATTTTCAACGCG CTGCTGGGATGGTTTGTTGCTGCACCATTTATTTTAGGCGGCCTCTACGTGTTATGCTTGCCATGTTTCCGGATGTTGGTTCACAGGTTTGCTGTCGTTCCTACAACCCCAAAAAAGCCACTCGGCTCAATTGGGAGCCCAAGAAAGACTCCCAACTCCCCCCGTGAAGTCAGGCTAAAGGTCAGGACGTATGATTAA